A portion of the Rhodanobacter sp. AS-Z3 genome contains these proteins:
- a CDS encoding VOC family protein encodes MARPNYIELPASDIEAARTFYTRAFGWELTSFGPSYACTMTGDVDIGLQGDAAEAPRAPLPVISVDDLEAALAAVTAAGASIVRPIFAFPGGRRFQFLDPHGNELAVMQAD; translated from the coding sequence ATGGCGCGTCCCAATTACATCGAACTGCCAGCGAGCGACATCGAGGCCGCGCGGACTTTTTATACCCGCGCCTTCGGCTGGGAGCTCACCAGTTTCGGCCCGAGCTACGCCTGCACGATGACCGGCGATGTCGATATCGGTTTGCAGGGCGACGCTGCCGAAGCGCCACGCGCGCCACTGCCGGTGATCAGCGTGGACGACCTTGAAGCGGCATTGGCGGCGGTCACGGCGGCAGGTGCCAGCATCGTGCGTCCGATCTTCGCCTTCCCCGGCGGGCGCCGCTTCCAGTTTCTCGACCCGCATGGCAACGAACTGGCGGTAATGCAGGCGGACTGA
- a CDS encoding class I SAM-dependent rRNA methyltransferase — protein MNTPAALPVIRLKSDRNPGHPWVWSAQIYKPECKLPPGSVVEVQDSRGRFVGRAFWNGHARIALRVLDTHAEASIDAEWISARIARAVQLRREWLQLDQVSDAWRVVHSEGDDLSGLIVDRYANVIVIEYFAAGMWKFREAINGALLSHFPGAELYWFAESHVQKQESFDCRSPEVPAAFEVREHGLRFHAAPGSGHKTGFFADQRDNRKRFAELAKGRRVLDLCCNAGGFAVHAMAAGASEAVGVDLDVGILEVARANAEANNVAVTFEQSDIFDWVRAAVARGERYDAVVLDPAKLTRDRSKVMDALKKYFAMNRMALDIIPPGGLLLTCSCTGLVGEGEFLEMLRRVALNAGREIQVLEIRGAGADHPFRTDVPEGRYLKAVFCRVD, from the coding sequence ATGAATACTCCTGCCGCGCTGCCCGTCATCCGCCTGAAATCCGATCGCAACCCTGGCCACCCGTGGGTTTGGTCGGCACAGATCTACAAGCCGGAATGCAAGTTGCCACCGGGCAGCGTGGTCGAAGTGCAGGACTCGCGAGGTCGCTTTGTTGGCCGCGCGTTCTGGAACGGCCATGCGCGCATCGCACTGCGGGTGCTGGACACGCATGCCGAAGCCAGCATCGACGCCGAGTGGATTTCCGCACGCATCGCCCGCGCCGTGCAACTGCGTCGCGAGTGGTTGCAACTGGATCAGGTCAGCGACGCCTGGCGCGTGGTGCATAGCGAGGGCGACGATCTTTCCGGCTTGATCGTCGACCGCTACGCCAATGTCATCGTGATCGAATACTTCGCTGCCGGCATGTGGAAATTCCGCGAGGCGATCAATGGCGCGCTGCTCAGTCACTTCCCGGGCGCAGAGCTTTATTGGTTCGCCGAATCGCATGTGCAAAAGCAGGAATCCTTCGACTGCCGCAGCCCGGAAGTGCCTGCCGCGTTCGAAGTGCGTGAACACGGCTTGCGCTTCCACGCTGCACCGGGCTCCGGCCACAAGACCGGTTTCTTTGCCGACCAGCGCGACAACCGCAAGCGTTTTGCCGAACTGGCGAAAGGTCGTCGCGTGCTCGACCTGTGCTGCAATGCCGGCGGTTTCGCCGTGCATGCGATGGCCGCTGGCGCGAGTGAGGCGGTCGGCGTGGATCTGGACGTCGGCATCCTCGAGGTGGCCCGTGCCAACGCCGAGGCCAACAACGTCGCGGTGACGTTCGAGCAGTCCGATATCTTCGACTGGGTTCGCGCTGCCGTGGCTCGCGGCGAACGTTACGACGCCGTAGTCCTCGACCCGGCCAAGCTCACCCGCGACCGCAGCAAGGTGATGGACGCGCTAAAGAAGTATTTCGCGATGAACCGCATGGCGCTGGATATCATTCCGCCCGGCGGCCTGCTGCTGACCTGCTCGTGCACCGGACTGGTCGGCGAAGGCGAGTTCCTGGAAATGCTGCGCCGGGTGGCGCTGAACGCCGGCCGCGAAATACAGGTACTGGAAATCCGCGGCGCCGGCGCCGATCACCCGTTCCGCACCGACGTGCCGGAAGGTCGCTATCTGAAGGCGGTGTTCTGCCGGGTGGATTGA
- a CDS encoding alpha/beta fold hydrolase, with amino-acid sequence MRIRTLLLTVATLACLYVVSGACLLRFALEPLLLPHVDLSAPATAPLFLRIHNDDGNAMLVRRYGVPKLGCVVFFPGQHGLIPAYQQHLFPAFSTRGIGVLAVSYSGQNGAAGTAHLHELVALAAQVVAAAQAACPGHRVVVYGHSLGSMVAAYAEGRSHPTGLILESTAPSFSSAIRLRLSARWYLAPLTRLPVSRLIAHDYSLTEALSTTLDMPTVVFQGATDSQTPLAELQAAGMPGNLQLVVVPGGTHSTTYLLARNRMLQATLSMLCAQQSQSPCDSDTPLVSGVAR; translated from the coding sequence ATGAGAATTCGAACGCTTCTGCTCACCGTTGCGACACTGGCGTGCCTCTATGTCGTCTCTGGAGCCTGCCTGCTGCGCTTCGCGCTTGAGCCGCTGCTGCTGCCACATGTCGATCTGTCCGCACCGGCGACTGCACCGCTGTTCTTGCGCATCCACAACGATGATGGCAATGCCATGCTGGTACGGCGCTACGGAGTGCCGAAGCTGGGCTGTGTCGTCTTCTTTCCCGGCCAACATGGCCTCATCCCGGCCTACCAGCAGCACCTATTCCCCGCATTTTCCACGCGGGGTATCGGCGTCCTTGCCGTCAGCTATTCGGGGCAGAATGGCGCCGCCGGCACAGCTCATCTGCACGAGCTTGTAGCGCTGGCCGCACAAGTAGTCGCTGCTGCTCAGGCCGCCTGTCCAGGCCATCGCGTCGTGGTGTACGGCCACTCGTTAGGCTCCATGGTCGCAGCCTATGCGGAAGGAAGATCGCATCCGACGGGACTTATCCTGGAGAGCACCGCACCCTCGTTCTCATCCGCGATTCGCCTTCGGTTGAGCGCACGCTGGTATCTGGCGCCGCTAACGCGGCTACCGGTTTCCAGACTGATCGCACATGACTATTCGCTCACCGAAGCGCTGTCGACCACTCTGGATATGCCCACCGTCGTATTTCAGGGCGCGACGGATAGCCAGACGCCCCTTGCAGAGCTACAGGCAGCCGGCATGCCGGGCAACCTGCAACTTGTCGTGGTCCCGGGCGGGACACACTCAACCACGTATTTGCTGGCCCGAAACCGGATGCTGCAAGCGACCCTGTCCATGCTTTGTGCACAGCAGAGCCAAAGCCCATGTGACTCTGACACGCCGCTTGTCTCAGGCGTTGCGCGGTAG
- a CDS encoding FAD-dependent oxidoreductase — translation MEYTHDYLIIGGGMAADAAAKAIAEVQPGANIGIVGDEASPPYQRPPLSKALWKGDKSPADIDLGTAGSGAILHQGRRIESLDRAAHVARDDHGDTYHYRKLLLATGATSRQLPFEGGERIIHFRTLQDYQTLRHYAQPGAYIAVIGGGFIGCELAASLCSLGCKVTMLFPAQTLGAGRYPDDLAHNLDDYYRSKGVDLRSGVQVTGSQPTDGGVELTLSDGSLLRVEAAVAGIGVTPNTGLAEQAGLAVDNGIVVDAQLRTGDADIWAAGDVANFHSAALDRRMRVEHEDAAVSMGRHAGRAMTGISDDYTATPLFYSDMFDLGYEAVGLLDTRLQVVEDWREPYREGVVYYLDAGRVRGVLLWNVWDQVDAARELIAEVGPFDAASLRGRLPRNA, via the coding sequence ATGGAATACACCCACGATTACCTGATCATTGGTGGGGGCATGGCTGCTGATGCGGCGGCCAAGGCCATTGCGGAAGTCCAGCCCGGCGCGAACATAGGCATCGTGGGCGATGAGGCGTCACCACCGTACCAGCGGCCGCCGTTGAGCAAGGCCTTGTGGAAGGGCGACAAGTCGCCGGCCGACATCGATCTGGGCACAGCGGGCAGTGGCGCAATCCTGCATCAGGGGCGCCGGATCGAGTCGCTGGATCGTGCCGCGCATGTGGCGCGGGATGATCACGGCGACACGTATCACTACCGCAAGCTGTTGCTGGCCACCGGTGCCACCTCGCGGCAACTGCCGTTCGAAGGTGGCGAGCGCATCATCCACTTTCGTACGCTGCAGGATTACCAGACGCTGCGCCACTACGCCCAGCCCGGCGCGTACATCGCGGTGATTGGCGGTGGCTTCATCGGCTGCGAGCTGGCCGCGTCGCTATGCAGCCTCGGCTGCAAGGTCACCATGTTGTTTCCCGCGCAGACGCTGGGTGCGGGGCGTTATCCGGATGATCTCGCACATAACCTCGACGACTACTACCGCAGCAAGGGCGTCGACTTGCGCAGCGGCGTGCAGGTCACCGGTAGTCAACCCACCGATGGCGGGGTGGAATTGACCTTGTCCGATGGCAGCCTGCTGCGCGTGGAAGCGGCGGTGGCCGGCATCGGCGTGACACCGAACACGGGGCTGGCCGAGCAAGCCGGCCTGGCCGTCGACAACGGCATCGTGGTGGATGCCCAACTGCGGACCGGCGACGCGGACATCTGGGCGGCCGGCGACGTGGCCAACTTCCACAGCGCGGCGCTGGACCGACGCATGCGCGTGGAACATGAGGATGCGGCGGTGAGCATGGGCCGGCACGCCGGTCGCGCGATGACCGGTATCAGCGATGATTACACCGCGACGCCACTGTTCTATTCAGATATGTTCGATCTGGGCTACGAAGCGGTAGGTCTGCTCGATACCCGACTGCAGGTGGTTGAAGACTGGCGCGAGCCCTATCGCGAGGGCGTGGTGTATTACCTGGACGCCGGTCGCGTGCGTGGCGTGTTGTTGTGGAATGTGTGGGATCAGGTCGATGCGGCGCGTGAGCTGATCGCGGAAGTCGGGCCGTTTGACGCGGCATCCTTGCGTGGCCGGCTACCGCGCAACGCCTGA
- the rmuC gene encoding DNA recombination protein RmuC, with protein MPLNEILLIVLVILAAALLLLQVIMLLRGRGDPGLGIKLDALKDDSARVERTLREEQRAGREELQQGFDRFRSHLGEQLNGMSQQQAERIDGFGQRLTLLTERTDGGLQTLAQRLAEDGRKSREEAALTLGRFGEQQQQQFAALTGDNEKRMGEVRATLESRLTQLTERTDTGLQSLTQRLVDDARKGREEVTITLNRLGEQQQQRLAALTADNEKRMSEMRATLEAKLGAIQQDNAAKLEQMRATVDEKLHATLETRLGESFKLVSERLEAVQRGLGEMQNLAAGVGDLKRVLTNVKKRGIFGEVQLGALLEDMLTAEQYGSNVITVPGSNDRVEFAIRMPGQEEGEHVYLPIDAKFPVEDYQRLLDAQEASDAEGALAAGRALETRVREEAKRIHSKYVAPPHTTDFAVLYLPTEGLYAEVIRRPGLFENLQRDHRVTVAGPTTLSALLNSLQMGFRTLAIAKRSSEVWKILGAVKNEFGKFGVVLDKTRKQLDAARNSIDSAGVRTRAIERTLREVESLSSDASQLLLDDAPLASDDDGGDDE; from the coding sequence ATGCCGCTCAATGAAATTTTGCTGATCGTCCTCGTCATCCTCGCTGCAGCGCTGTTGCTGTTGCAGGTGATCATGCTGCTGCGCGGCCGCGGCGACCCCGGCCTTGGCATCAAGCTGGACGCCCTGAAAGACGACAGCGCCCGCGTAGAGCGCACCCTGCGCGAAGAGCAGCGTGCTGGCCGCGAGGAACTGCAGCAAGGCTTCGATCGCTTCCGCAGCCATCTGGGCGAACAGCTCAACGGCATGTCGCAACAGCAGGCCGAACGCATCGACGGGTTTGGCCAGCGCCTGACCCTGCTGACCGAGCGTACCGATGGCGGCTTGCAGACACTGGCGCAACGGCTGGCCGAGGATGGTCGCAAGAGCCGCGAGGAGGCCGCGCTCACGCTGGGTCGATTCGGCGAACAACAGCAGCAACAGTTCGCGGCACTGACCGGTGACAACGAAAAGCGCATGGGCGAAGTACGCGCGACGCTGGAGTCGCGACTCACCCAGCTCACCGAACGCACCGATACCGGTTTGCAGTCGCTGACCCAGCGACTGGTCGACGATGCGCGCAAGGGGCGTGAGGAAGTCACCATTACGTTGAACCGGCTCGGCGAACAGCAACAGCAGCGATTGGCCGCACTCACCGCCGACAACGAAAAGCGCATGAGCGAGATGCGCGCCACGCTGGAAGCCAAGCTCGGCGCGATCCAGCAGGACAACGCCGCAAAGCTGGAGCAGATGCGCGCCACCGTCGACGAGAAGCTGCACGCCACGCTGGAAACGCGTCTCGGCGAGTCGTTCAAACTGGTCTCCGAGCGACTGGAGGCGGTACAGCGCGGGCTGGGCGAAATGCAAAATCTGGCTGCCGGCGTGGGCGATTTGAAGCGCGTGCTGACCAACGTGAAAAAGCGCGGCATCTTTGGCGAAGTGCAATTGGGCGCGCTGCTGGAAGACATGCTCACTGCCGAGCAATACGGCTCCAACGTGATCACGGTACCGGGCAGCAATGACCGCGTGGAGTTCGCCATCCGCATGCCGGGGCAAGAGGAAGGCGAGCACGTCTATCTGCCGATCGATGCGAAATTTCCGGTCGAGGACTATCAGCGCCTGCTCGACGCGCAGGAAGCCTCCGATGCCGAAGGCGCATTGGCGGCCGGTCGCGCGCTGGAGACCCGCGTGCGCGAGGAAGCCAAACGCATCCACAGCAAGTATGTGGCGCCGCCGCACACCACCGATTTTGCGGTGCTGTATCTGCCCACCGAAGGGCTTTACGCCGAGGTGATCCGTCGCCCTGGCCTGTTCGAGAACCTGCAGCGCGACCATCGGGTGACCGTAGCAGGACCTACCACGCTGAGCGCCTTGCTCAACAGCCTGCAAATGGGCTTTCGCACGCTGGCGATCGCCAAGCGCAGCAGCGAGGTATGGAAGATCCTCGGCGCGGTGAAGAACGAGTTCGGCAAGTTCGGTGTGGTGTTGGACAAGACCCGCAAGCAACTCGACGCTGCGCGCAACAGCATCGACAGCGCGGGGGTACGTACCCGCGCCATCGAACGCACGCTGCGCGAGGTGGAATCGCTGTCCAGTGACGCCAGCCAACTGCTGCTCGATGACGCACCCTTGGCGAGCGACGACGACGGCGGCGACGACGAGTAG
- a CDS encoding acyl-CoA thioester hydrolase/BAAT C-terminal domain-containing protein: MAISVVAIIVGVVGYGWYQAKTFDTTTLPTNYGKVVSKLYLGEGERQPLLAGFGGAEGGNAWASRHWQGERDTFVKQGYAFLAPGYFGMPGTPERLDRLSLDAVHDAILVAAKNPQVEGRCIALIGGSRGAELALTVASRYPDIKAVMAIVPGSAVFAGNTPSMKTSAFTWHGKPLPYVPVPWAAVPDLLKHHLREAFEKMLTNQPTNQPAVEAAAIPVERINGPVYLMSATHDELWPSQPMAAAMMRRLDTHQFAFTHTHDVFDGGHAAPLAHFDRVHAFLASNFLAQSAQGCPRSTAL; encoded by the coding sequence ATGGCCATTTCGGTCGTAGCCATCATCGTCGGCGTTGTCGGCTACGGCTGGTATCAGGCGAAGACGTTCGATACCACCACGCTGCCGACCAACTACGGCAAGGTGGTCAGCAAACTGTACCTCGGTGAGGGTGAGCGGCAACCGTTGCTGGCGGGTTTCGGTGGTGCCGAGGGCGGCAACGCCTGGGCCAGCCGGCATTGGCAGGGCGAGCGCGATACCTTCGTCAAGCAAGGCTACGCGTTCCTTGCGCCGGGTTACTTCGGCATGCCGGGCACGCCTGAGCGGCTGGATCGCCTCTCGCTGGACGCCGTACATGACGCCATTCTTGTCGCGGCGAAAAATCCGCAGGTCGAAGGTCGCTGCATCGCGCTGATCGGCGGCTCACGTGGCGCCGAACTGGCGTTGACCGTGGCCAGCCGTTATCCGGACATCAAGGCGGTGATGGCTATCGTGCCCGGCAGCGCGGTGTTCGCGGGCAATACCCCATCGATGAAAACCTCGGCATTTACCTGGCACGGCAAGCCGCTGCCCTATGTGCCGGTGCCATGGGCCGCCGTGCCCGACCTGCTGAAGCACCACCTGCGCGAGGCCTTCGAGAAGATGCTGACCAACCAACCAACCAACCAGCCGGCGGTCGAGGCCGCTGCCATTCCGGTCGAGCGCATCAACGGGCCGGTATACCTGATGTCGGCAACCCACGATGAGTTGTGGCCGTCGCAGCCGATGGCAGCGGCGATGATGCGACGCCTCGATACGCATCAATTCGCCTTCACCCACACCCACGACGTATTCGACGGTGGTCATGCCGCCCCGCTGGCGCACTTCGACCGCGTCCATGCGTTTCTCGCCAGCAACTTCCTTGCCCAAAGCGCGCAGGGCTGCCCGCGATCAACCGCGTTGTAG
- a CDS encoding helix-turn-helix transcriptional regulator has translation MTGTPIGNVIRKLRFEHGEMTQQALADACGITRQTVIALEGGKYAPSLELAFRISRAFGVGVEDVFQWKR, from the coding sequence ATGACTGGCACGCCGATCGGCAACGTCATCCGCAAGCTGCGCTTCGAGCATGGCGAGATGACCCAGCAAGCGCTGGCCGATGCCTGCGGTATCACCCGGCAGACGGTGATTGCCCTGGAAGGTGGCAAGTACGCGCCGTCACTGGAACTGGCGTTTCGCATTTCCCGCGCGTTCGGTGTGGGGGTGGAAGACGTATTTCAATGGAAGCGCTGA
- the folE gene encoding GTP cyclohydrolase I FolE, with translation MSDHAKQTDVTRDQAEEAVRTLLRWAGEDPTREGLLDTPKRVVKAYGDWFSGYAEDPADFLKRTFKEVQGYDEMVVLRDIQFESHCEHHMAPIIGRAHVGYLPTNRVVGISKLARVVDGFARRFQVQEKLTAEIAHCIQETLQPAGVAVVIDASHECMTTRGVHKRGVSMVTSQMLGTFREDARTRAEFLQFIGIHGGHR, from the coding sequence ATGAGCGACCACGCCAAGCAAACCGACGTCACCCGCGACCAGGCCGAAGAGGCCGTGCGCACGCTGCTGCGCTGGGCCGGTGAAGACCCCACGCGCGAAGGCCTGCTCGACACGCCAAAACGCGTGGTGAAGGCTTACGGCGACTGGTTCTCCGGCTATGCCGAAGACCCGGCCGACTTCCTCAAACGCACCTTCAAGGAAGTGCAGGGCTACGACGAAATGGTGGTGCTGCGCGACATCCAGTTCGAGAGCCATTGCGAGCATCACATGGCGCCGATCATCGGCCGTGCGCATGTCGGCTACCTGCCGACCAACCGCGTGGTCGGCATCAGCAAGCTGGCGCGTGTGGTCGACGGTTTCGCGCGGCGTTTCCAGGTGCAGGAAAAGCTCACCGCGGAAATCGCCCATTGCATCCAGGAAACCCTGCAGCCGGCCGGCGTGGCGGTGGTGATCGACGCCAGCCACGAATGCATGACTACCCGCGGCGTGCACAAGCGCGGCGTGTCGATGGTGACCAGCCAGATGCTTGGCACGTTCCGCGAGGACGCGCGCACCCGCGCCGAATTTCTGCAGTTCATCGGCATCCACGGCGGCCATCGCTGA
- a CDS encoding ABC transporter permease: protein MKTASAVSTRRSAWLTVFLKEVRENLRDRRTLMSAFLTGPLLGPLLFLMLISFTVNRELDKAEQPLTVPVIGAQYAPNLLDVLRAGGVMPGPAVADPEQTVRAQDADVVLRIAPDFGKAWRKGEPVQVELFHDSSQRDAQSSVERVTRLIEGYARQQGVMRLVARGLSPTTAWPLQVAARDQATPQSRAVLMFAMLPYFLVITIFMGGMYLAIDLTAGERERQSLEPLFANPVPRWKILCGKLAAICVFSTASLLISLLAFAVMGHFIPAEKIGMELDFGVHFASVVLLLMLPLVLLLAALQSMVAAFARSYREAQTYISLLMLLPILPSLLLSFLPIKAKAWMYAVPLMGQNLGIMQLLRGDGVTDAQIGLCLAGSLAAALIAVLVTIALYRSEKLAIST, encoded by the coding sequence ATGAAGACGGCCAGTGCAGTATCCACGCGTCGCAGCGCATGGCTTACCGTGTTCCTCAAGGAAGTGCGCGAGAACCTGCGCGACCGGCGCACCTTGATGAGCGCCTTCCTGACCGGCCCGCTGCTGGGTCCGCTGTTGTTCCTGATGCTGATCAGCTTCACCGTGAACCGCGAGCTGGACAAGGCCGAGCAGCCGCTGACCGTGCCGGTGATTGGTGCGCAATACGCGCCAAACCTGCTCGATGTATTGCGCGCCGGTGGCGTGATGCCCGGCCCTGCCGTGGCTGATCCCGAGCAGACCGTGCGCGCGCAGGATGCGGATGTCGTGCTGCGGATTGCCCCGGATTTCGGCAAGGCGTGGCGCAAGGGCGAGCCGGTGCAGGTCGAGTTGTTCCATGACTCGTCCCAGCGTGACGCGCAGAGTTCGGTGGAGCGGGTCACCCGGCTGATCGAAGGCTATGCCCGCCAGCAGGGTGTGATGCGACTGGTAGCACGCGGTCTGTCACCGACCACGGCGTGGCCGCTGCAGGTCGCTGCGCGTGATCAGGCGACGCCGCAGTCGCGTGCCGTGCTGATGTTCGCCATGCTGCCGTACTTTCTGGTGATCACGATCTTCATGGGTGGCATGTATCTGGCGATCGACCTCACCGCCGGCGAACGTGAGCGGCAATCGCTGGAACCGCTGTTTGCCAATCCGGTGCCACGCTGGAAAATCCTGTGCGGCAAGCTGGCGGCGATCTGCGTGTTCTCCACCGCCAGCCTGTTGATCAGCCTGCTCGCGTTCGCGGTGATGGGCCACTTCATTCCCGCGGAAAAGATCGGCATGGAACTGGACTTCGGTGTGCATTTCGCCAGCGTGGTGCTGCTGTTGATGCTGCCACTGGTGCTGCTGCTGGCGGCGCTGCAGTCGATGGTGGCGGCATTTGCCAGGAGTTACCGCGAAGCACAGACCTACATCTCGTTGCTGATGTTGCTGCCGATCCTGCCGAGCCTGTTGTTGTCGTTCCTGCCGATCAAGGCGAAGGCATGGATGTATGCCGTGCCGTTGATGGGGCAGAACCTCGGCATCATGCAATTGCTGCGTGGCGATGGTGTCACCGACGCGCAGATTGGCTTGTGCCTGGCGGGCAGCCTCGCAGCGGCGCTGATTGCGGTGTTGGTGACCATCGCGCTGTATCGCTCGGAGAAGCTGGCGATCTCGACCTGA
- a CDS encoding ATP-binding cassette domain-containing protein: protein MIEVRDLHKAFGAVKAVDGVTFAARDGEITGLLGPNGAGKTTTLRMLYTLMTPDRGQVLVDGIDAAVDPLAVRRQLGVLPDARGLYKRLSARENIDYFARLHGLPEELLATRREALIEALDMRDIADRRTEGFSQGQRVKTAIARALVHDPRNVILDEPTNGLDVMATRALRQFMQRLKGEGRCVLFSSHIMQEVAALCDRIVVIAHGRVVADETPDALREQTGEANLEEAFVKIIGSEEGLAA from the coding sequence ATGATCGAGGTGCGGGATTTGCACAAGGCGTTCGGCGCGGTGAAGGCCGTGGATGGCGTCACTTTCGCGGCACGTGATGGCGAGATCACCGGCCTGCTCGGTCCCAATGGAGCCGGCAAGACCACCACCTTGCGCATGCTCTACACCCTGATGACGCCTGACCGTGGTCAGGTATTGGTGGATGGCATTGACGCCGCTGTCGATCCGCTTGCGGTGCGCCGCCAGCTTGGCGTGCTGCCGGATGCGCGCGGCTTGTACAAGCGACTGAGCGCGCGCGAGAACATCGACTACTTCGCACGCCTGCACGGCTTGCCGGAGGAGCTGCTGGCGACTCGTCGCGAGGCCTTGATCGAGGCGCTGGATATGCGTGATATCGCCGACCGTCGTACCGAGGGTTTCTCGCAGGGGCAGCGCGTCAAGACAGCGATCGCTCGCGCCTTGGTGCACGATCCGCGCAATGTGATTCTCGACGAGCCGACCAACGGGCTCGACGTGATGGCCACCCGCGCGCTGCGCCAGTTCATGCAGCGGCTGAAGGGCGAGGGACGTTGCGTACTATTTTCCAGCCACATCATGCAGGAGGTGGCTGCGCTGTGTGACCGCATTGTGGTGATTGCACATGGTCGCGTAGTGGCCGACGAAACGCCCGATGCGCTGCGCGAACAAACCGGTGAGGCGAATCTGGAAGAGGCCTTCGTCAAGATCATTGGCAGCGAAGAAGGACTGGCCGCATGA
- a CDS encoding alpha/beta fold hydrolase, which yields MSLKSSKRTGVIVAIAVAILSAHHVTSRHAQDKAPSAATIPPTTGTETVAKAPAAIWKLGSLTLTACNLGQPNSGLTTAAWCADFPVPENRADPHGRTIKLKLAVLRARAQVASPDMLAFLAGGPGQAATESAGSVASVMHSLLAHRHVLLLDQRGTGGSNALRCSESDGPAAADDDTSFDADKLRAAAATCLKGLQAHADPRYYTTTIAAQDLEDVRKALGSPALDLVGVSYGTRMAQQYLMRFPASVRSVVLDSVVPNSLALGQDFARNLDDALKAQFARCAAEPACKQAFGDPGQTLYQLRDALRANPHPVSFRDPQTWQTVKRVLDEDTLASVVRMFAYRPGSAALLPLSINTAAHGDVGPLLGQARLLSGDLSELIGGGMQYSVICAEDADLLVDRPQDASTILGTRMVDALKTVCSIWPKGTRPADFHQPLKTDKPVLLLAGQYDPVTPPRYAEEVANGLPNARVLDFKGQAHGVMTAGCAPQLIQDFIEKPEPKALDASCLKRLQPTPFFIDFNGATP from the coding sequence GTGAGCCTGAAGTCCTCAAAGCGTACCGGGGTGATCGTGGCGATTGCGGTGGCGATCCTGTCGGCTCATCACGTCACCAGTCGTCACGCGCAGGACAAGGCGCCGTCAGCCGCAACGATTCCGCCGACCACCGGCACAGAAACGGTGGCCAAGGCGCCGGCGGCAATTTGGAAGCTGGGCTCGCTGACGTTGACGGCCTGCAATCTGGGCCAACCGAATTCAGGCCTCACCACGGCGGCCTGGTGTGCTGATTTTCCCGTGCCGGAAAACCGTGCCGACCCGCATGGCCGCACGATCAAGCTGAAGCTGGCGGTGCTGCGTGCACGCGCGCAGGTCGCCAGTCCAGACATGCTGGCCTTCCTTGCCGGAGGTCCCGGCCAGGCCGCCACCGAGTCGGCCGGCAGCGTCGCCAGCGTGATGCACTCGTTGCTGGCACACCGGCATGTGCTGCTGCTGGATCAGCGCGGCACCGGTGGCTCCAATGCGCTGCGTTGCAGTGAGTCTGACGGCCCTGCCGCCGCTGACGACGATACATCCTTCGATGCCGACAAATTACGCGCCGCTGCGGCCACTTGCCTGAAGGGTTTGCAGGCGCACGCCGACCCCCGCTACTACACGACTACCATCGCCGCCCAGGACCTTGAAGATGTGCGCAAGGCGCTGGGCTCACCGGCGCTTGATCTGGTCGGCGTGTCCTACGGCACACGAATGGCGCAGCAATATCTGATGCGCTTTCCGGCCAGCGTGCGCAGCGTGGTGCTGGACAGTGTGGTGCCCAATTCGCTGGCACTGGGCCAGGACTTCGCGCGCAACCTCGATGATGCGCTGAAGGCACAGTTCGCCCGTTGCGCTGCCGAGCCTGCGTGCAAGCAGGCGTTTGGCGATCCTGGCCAGACCTTGTACCAACTGCGCGATGCGCTGCGCGCCAACCCGCATCCGGTCAGTTTTCGCGATCCGCAGACCTGGCAGACGGTGAAGCGAGTGCTCGATGAGGATACCCTGGCCAGTGTGGTGCGCATGTTTGCCTACCGACCGGGCAGCGCCGCCTTGTTGCCGTTGTCGATCAACACGGCAGCCCATGGTGACGTGGGGCCGCTGCTCGGTCAGGCGCGCCTGCTGTCAGGTGACTTGTCGGAACTGATCGGTGGTGGCATGCAGTACTCGGTGATCTGCGCCGAGGATGCCGACCTGCTGGTCGATCGCCCGCAAGACGCTTCAACCATTCTCGGCACCCGCATGGTCGATGCGCTGAAGACGGTCTGCTCGATCTGGCCGAAAGGTACGCGTCCGGCTGACTTCCATCAGCCACTGAAAACCGACAAGCCCGTCCTGCTGCTCGCTGGCCAGTACGACCCGGTGACGCCGCCGCGCTATGCGGAGGAGGTGGCCAACGGTTTGCCGAATGCGCGCGTATTGGACTTCAAGGGGCAAGCGCACGGCGTGATGACGGCAGGCTGTGCGCCGCAGTTGATCCAGGATTTCATCGAGAAGCCCGAGCCCAAGGCGCTGGATGCCAGCTGCCTGAAGCGGCTGCAGCCCACACCTTTCTTCATCGACTTCAACGGAGCTACGCCATGA